Proteins from one Aspergillus nidulans FGSC A4 chromosome VIII genomic window:
- a CDS encoding uncharacterized protein (transcript_id=CADANIAT00002581), whose amino-acid sequence MIKLATVTIQSFLSYLLYHDVCPEFNENINEARKSCDIVTKELWKNQQITANGPGNFNTSCSILIGGFEHDFEPEYDLSPEEREEWMKKRRQMPELMLFLEEGLLEHCYPGMKIITTIWEMNCGLHYFEEIKRAYSSIYTPLCNDLMLGWKRPRDLTANNEDKEITVEDGSAQPDLE is encoded by the exons ATGATCAAGCTGGCTACCGTTACGATTCAAAGCTTCCTGTCTTACCTCCTTTACCACGACGTCTGCCCAGAATTCAATGAGAATATCAATGAGGCCCGGAAGTCCTGCGACATCGTCACCAAGGAGCTTTGGAAAAACCAGCAGATTACGGCCAACGGACCGGGAAACTTCAATACTTCCTGTTCTATACTCATTGGTGGTTTCGAACACGACTT TGAGCCGGAATACGATTTGTCACCAGAAGAGCGCGAAGAatggatgaagaagagacgACAGATGCCAGAGCTGATGCTCTTCTTGGAGGAAGGCCTCTTGGAGCATTGTTACCCCGGCATGAAGATCATTACTACGATCTGGGAAATGAACTGCGGACTTCACTACTTCGAGGAGATCAAGCGGGCTTACAGCTCTATCTATACGCCGCTTTGCAATGATCTCATGCTTGGTTGGAAGAGACCACGCGACCTCACCGCAAACAACGAAGATAAAGAGATTACTGTGGAGGATGGATCGGCGCAACCTGACCTGGAATGA